Proteins encoded within one genomic window of Chrysemys picta bellii isolate R12L10 chromosome 6, ASM1138683v2, whole genome shotgun sequence:
- the S1PR3 gene encoding sphingosine 1-phosphate receptor 3 — MATVTMPFVATFTPPENEESDSLIVLHYNYTGKLILKEKATDHIGLTTVSFLIICSFIVLENLMVLIAIWKNNKFHNRMYFFIGNLALCDLLAGIVYIVNILMSGKRTLSLSYTIWFIREGSMFVALGASTLSLLAIAIERHLTMIKMRPYDANKKYRVFLLIGTCWLISISLGALPILGWNCINNLPDCSTILPLYSKKYVVFCISIFIAILVAIVILYARIYILVKSSSRNVTNHSNSERSMALLRTVVIVVGVFIACWSPLFILLLIDVACRVKECAILYKADWFIALAVLNSAMNPIIYTLASKEMRRAFFRLVCGCLVKTNVSRSLPIQPTPDQSRSKSSSSNAQKPKDDFPQISVPSSITEKDKSPFQNGNLCK; from the coding sequence ATGGCAACAGTTACCATGCCATTTGTTGCTACGTTCACCCCTCCAGAAAATGAAGAATCTGACTCTCTAATCGTGCTACATTATAATTATACAGGGAAACTTATTCTAAAAGAAAAGGCAACTGATCACATAGGGTTAACAACTGTTTCATTTCTGATCATATGTAGTTTCATAGTCCTGGAAAACTTGATGGTGTTGATTGCCATATGGAAAAATAACAAATTTCACAACCGTATGTACTTTTTTATTGGCAATCTAGCTCTCTGTGATCTGTTGGCTGGAATTGTTTACATAGTAAACATTCTTATGTCTGGAAAAAGAACTCTGAGCCTGTCCTACACAATCTGGTTTATTAGGGAAGGAAGTATGTTTGTTGCCCTAGGAGCTTCCACTTTAAGCTTATTAGCCATAGCCATTGAGAGACATTTAACTATGATTAAAATGAGGCCTTATGATGCAAATAAAAAGTACAGAGTCTTCCTTCTTATTGGAACATGTTGGCTTATCTCGATTTCCCTGGGTGCCTTACCAATCCTCGGCTGGAACTGTATCAACAATTTACCAGACTGCTCAACAATTTTGCCTCTTTATTCCAAGAAATATGTTGTATTTTGCATAAGTATCTTCATAGCCATTTTGGTGGCAATTGTTATCCTTTATGCACGTATTTACATACTGGTAAAATCCAGTAGCCGTAACGTCACTAATCATAGTAACTCAGAGAGATCTATGGCACTACTTAGGACAGTTGTTATTGTAGTTGGTGTTTTCATTGCCTGTTGGTCTCCATTATTTATTCTGTTGCTTATAGATGTAGCCTGCAGAGTAAAAGAGTGTGCCATTTTATACAAGGCTGACTGGTTCATTGCTTTGGCTGTCCTCAATTCTGCAATGAATCCCATCATCTATACGTTAGCCAGCAAGGAAATGCGTCGGGCTTTCTTTCGCCTTGTTTGTGGCTGTCTAGTGAAGACCAATGTGTCTAGATCTTTACCTATTCAGCCCACTCCAGATCAAAGCCGAAGTAAGTCTAGCAGCAGCAATGCACAGAAACCAAAGGATGATTTCCCACAGATTAGTGTTCCCTCAAGTATAACTGAAAAAGATAAATCACCATTTCAGAATGGAAACTTGTGCAAATGA